From Triticum urartu cultivar G1812 chromosome 2, Tu2.1, whole genome shotgun sequence, a single genomic window includes:
- the LOC125534161 gene encoding cis-zeatin O-glucosyltransferase 2-like gives MGTEKHAMGSVAVVAVPFPAQGHLNQLLHLSLQLASRGLDVHYAAPAQHIRQARARVHGWADEALRSVQFHDLGIAGYVSPPPDPAADSPFPSHLIPMFNAYIAGARAPLAALLDKLSGSCRRVVVVHDRINAFASEEAARLPNGEAFGLHCLALSMLLGRMDASHRLLRDNGLVFTPVEHCATKEFLECANRARPSKEISPGAGILANTCRALEGDFIDAVAGHLAADGKKLFAVGPLNPLLHASTSGQGKQRHECLNWLDKQPPASVLYVSFGTTSSLRDEQIEELAAALRGSRQRFIWVLRDADRGDIFAEAGESRHEKMLPEFTKDTQGTGLVIAGWAPQLEILAHSATAAFMSHCGWNSTMESLSHGQPILAWPMHCDQPWDAELVCNYLKAGILVRPWEKHSEVITAKAIQEVIEEAMLSDKGMAVRQGARVIGDAVRASMEDGGSSRKDLDDFTAYITR, from the coding sequence ATGGGGACAGAGAAGCACGCAATGGGCTCTGTGGCCGTCGTGGCGGTGCCGTTCCCGGCGCAGGGCCACCTCAACCAGCTGCTGCACCTGTCGCTGCAGCTCGCGTCGCGAGGCCTGGACGTGCACTACGCCGCGCCCGCGCAGCACATCCGGCAGGCGCGCGCGCGCGTGCACGGCTGGGCCGACGAGGCGCTCCGGTCCGTCCAGTTCCACGACCTCGGCATCGCCGGCTACGTCTCCCCGCCTCCGGACCCCGCCGCCGACTCGCCCTTCCCCTCCCACCTCATTCCCATGTTCAACGCCTACATCGCCGGCGCGCGCGCTCCGCTCGCGGCCCTCCTCGACAAGCTCTCCGGCTCCTGCCGCCGTGTAGTCGTGGTGCACGACCGCATCAACGCCTTCGCCTCCGAGGAGGCGGCGCGGCTGCCCAACGGCGAGGCGTTCGGGCTGCACTGCCTGGCCTTGTCGATGCTTCTTGGAAGGATGGACGCCAGCCACCGGCTGCTGCGTGACAACGGCCTGGTCTTCACCCCCGTCGAGCACTGCGCGACCAAGGAGTTCCTCGAGTGCGCCAACCGGGCCAGGCCGTCGAAAGAGATCTCGCCTGGCGCCGGCATCCTGGCGAACACATGCCGCGCTCTCGAGGGTGATTTCATCGACGCTGTCGCTGGCCACCTGGCCGCCGACGGCAAGAAGCTCTTCGCCGTCGGGCCGTTAAACCCGCTGCTCCACGCCAGCACGTCGGGGCAGGGCAAGCAGCGGCACGAGTGCCTGAACTGGCTCGACAAGCAGCCCCCGGCGTCGGTGCTATACGTGTCCTTCGGCACCACGTCGTCTCTGCGCGACGAGCAAATCGAGGAGCTCGCAGCAGCGCTCCGCGGCAGCAGACAACGGTTCATCTGGGTGCTGCGCGACGCCGACCGCGGCGACATATTCGCGGAGGCCGGCGAGAGCCGCCACGAGAAGATGCTGCCAGAGTTCACCAAGGACACCCAAGGGACGGGGCTGGTGATCGCCGGGTGGGCGCCGCAGCTGGAGATCCTGGCGCACAGCGCCACGGCGGCGTTCATGAGTCACTGCGGCTGGAACTCGACCATGGAGAGCCTGAGCCATGGCCAGCCGATTCTCGCCTGGCCCATGCACTGCGACCAGCCGTGGGACGCGGAGCTTGTCTGCAACTACCTCAAGGCCGGCATCCTGGTGCGTCCATGGGAGAAGCACAGTGAGGTGATCACGGCGAAGGCCATCCAGGAAGTAATCGAGGAGGCCATGCTCTCTGACAAAGGAATGGCCGTGCGGCAAGGGGCGAGAGTGATCGGGGATGCCGTCCGCGCTTCCATGGAGGACGGCGGTTCGTCGCGCAAGGACCTAGATGATTTCACTGCTTACATCACAAGGTGA
- the LOC125539793 gene encoding uncharacterized protein LOC125539793, which produces MDILYLCKDVLKIQKFRRLASYAGFYSFTTLVTYAYTSNTTRAGISRADQYYAAYPSGTDLLTDTAKLYKAALGNCFEIDDWGPIEFSIMAKHFDRQGKPPYAYHAQYMSHLLSHGQLDGSG; this is translated from the exons ATGGATATTTTGTACCTATGCAAGGATGTCTTAAAGATTCAGAAGTTTAGGCGACTGGCGTCTTATGCTGGATTCTATTCGTTCACTACCCTCGTTACCTATGCTTACACAAGCAATAC GACAAGGGCTGGCATTTCGAGGGCTGATCAGTATTATGCCGCCTACCCTTCTGGTACCGACCTGCTGACTGATACTGCAAAG CTTTACAAGGCTGCGTTGGGTAATTGTTTCGAAATAGACGACTGGGGTCCAATAGAATTCTCCATCATGGCAAAGCATTTTGACCGGCAAGGCAAACCACCATATGCTTACCATGCT CAATACATGTCACACCTTCTATCCCATGGCCAGCTCGATGGAAGTGGTTAA
- the LOC125539795 gene encoding APO protein 4, mitochondrial, with amino-acid sequence MAFMGRMAGSRIFSELCGSIVNLRMYSSRVDWKQLRPMILKRIKNRTKDYPIKRMIPVAQEVVRAREILTEGVSILLRAVPVHSCKFCPAIHVGAMAHQMKTCHGFKRMIKDRPHQWGPGGLNNILVPVEAFHQENMFQDEIRHDQRFDFTRVPAVLELCHQAGAELPEGLLYRRDELCTAAEANNQNPAPLLSSELRLVGQRTLEAWERLRLGVTKLLLVYPSKVCENCSEVHVGISGHKARMCGVFKFEGWRGKHKWKKAGVDDLVPQKIVWHQRPHDPPILVDSGRDYYGHAPAVVELCVQVGARASPKYNCMMKEHGLAPPVQRDQAT; translated from the exons ATGGCGTTTATGGGGCGGATGGCGGGCAGTCGCATTTTCTCAGAGCTGTGCGGCTCGATCGTGAATCTGAGGATGTACTCCTCAAGGGTGGACTGGAAGCAGCTGCGGCCCATGATTCTAAAGAGGATCAAGAACCGTACAAAGGATTATCCTATCAAGCGAATGATCCCGGTAGCCCAGGAGGTGGTCAGGGCCAGAGAAATTCTCACGGAAGGCGTCTCAATACTTCTCAGAGCTGTCCCTGTACATTCATGCAA GTTTTGTCCTGCAATTCATGTTGGAGCAATGGCACATCAGATGAAAACATGTCATGGTTTCAAACGTATGATCAAGGATCGACCTCACCAATGGGGCCCGGGCGGCTTGAATAACATCCTTGTCCCTGTTGAGGCCTTCCATCAGGAAAACATGTTTCAGGATGAGATAAGGCATGACCAGAGGTTCGACTTCACTCGTGTCCCGGCTGTACTCGAGCTATGTCATCAGGCAGGTGCAGAGCTACCTGAAGGACTCCTATACAGACGTGATGAGCTATGTACGGCAGCTGAAGCTAACAACCAAAATCCTGCCCCTTTGCTATCTTCTGAACTTAGATTGGTAGGTCAAAGAACACTGGAAGCATGGGAAAGGCTCAGATTAGGTGTGACAAAACTCCTATTGGTCTACCCATCCAAAGTGTGCGAGAATTGCTCTGAAGTGCATGTTGGGATATCAGGGCATAAGGCCAGGATGTGTGGAGTATTTAAGTTTGAGGGCTGGCGGGGAAAACACAAGTGGAAGAAGGCTGGAGTGGATGACCTGGTTCCTCAAAAGATTGTGTGGCATCAACGGCCTCATGACCCACCAATTCTGGTGGACAGTGGGCGAGATTATTATGGTCATGCTCCTGCTGTTGTGGAGCTTTGTGTGCAAGTAGGTGCAAGAGCATCACCAAAATATAATTGCATGATGAAGGAGCATGGCTTAGCACCACCTGTTCAAAGAGACCAGGCCACATAA